In Cryptomeria japonica chromosome 1, Sugi_1.0, whole genome shotgun sequence, the sequence TAACCAAGCTCCTAAGTCCAAGGGACTAGAAACTAGAGGTTGCTAGTTTAAAGCCTTATATTTTGTTGGTGATTAAAGGGCTATGTCCAAAAGCCAAAGTCCTAGATATAAACTGATGACCTCAGATTGCATAAGTTCAGAAATCATTAGCAGAAAAGGTAACCGCATATTAAACTAAAGGACTGAAAGCcaaacccaaaaatataagatggacTGAATGTTGCATAAATTGAGGTAAAGTTCATCTGTGTCAAAGACCCCAAGCCAAAATACACACTAACATGCAAAACAATAAGCAGAACTTCCAAAGCACAAAATTTCTGAacagaaatatatattttttatttttattatttcaatTAGATACAATGCACGGAAAATCACACAGATTAAATGGTACCATAAACTGAAAGGAATGCACCAAACTTTTGCATCTACATAAGGATGAAGATTTATTACAAAAGAACAGGCTGCACACAAAATTTCCTTAGCCACATCCTCACCAAACCATCTAAAACTCCAACTAAATCCCTCTAAATGTACAAGTACAAACTCTATGAATTTGCCCTGTGAAATCAAAGAGTTCTACTGTCTGACTTTGAGATTTGAAGGTTTTGATCCTCGAACCTGCAAAATTTTGTTGTTACACAGCTGCCCCAAGAAGAACAgaatagtttttaattttaaaaatgcaaAGATGCCCTGCTTTCAGCAAGAAAACTCCTTTTATCTAGTAACTTCCTCTTTTCACTTTGCTGCCAAAACCTCCTTTAATACATTAAAAATTGTAAAATTTATCCCGTTTAATATCAGATGTCGTTACCTTAAGCATTATAGTCTTTTCTTGGCTCTTTAAGTGAATATTCTAATATATCCAAAATGACatgaaattaaatcaaatttacCAAGTCTAGAGATACCATACCTTTACCCATATAGATCACATCATAATTTGTGATTGACATCGAGGATACAACTATATGCATTCAACAACTGACAGTGTCCAACAACTATATGCATTCCACAACTGACAGTGTCCATCTTCCTCAAATCTAGCCTGGAAAGTAAAACTAGACCTCTTAGAACCCTAATTTAATCATAATTCCCTATTAAAATCTCTAACACAACTCCAAATTACACCAAACAAAGAGCAAAGTAGATAAGAACATATCTAGTGAGATCACCAAGGCCACACAAAACTCAGTCTCACCTCCTAAAGGAAGATCCAAAAAATATAGGAATTTCACTTTTATTCACCAGAAAAACAATACAAAACACATACATATAGTTACTTGTACTTATTCCTCCTACACTCAAACATCCACTCACCACAGCAAGCTTCACAAAATAGGCGGGTAGTGCCAACAGCCTGCTATCATCCAAAAAAGGACAATACAATTCGTTAGGTAAGAAGGCTTATTATTCCTAgaataacaataaaaaaataatgctACAATACCAAATGCACGGGAGGCTACAACATAAGCATTAACAATAAATAGTTCAAATACTTTTCAGTACCAAATGCACAGGGGGTTACAACATTTGCttttgcaattaatatttcaaatacTTTCCAAATGATGCAAGAAGGCAGCATGAATCTCACTGGTTTTATTCCCATAATTGAATTCAACTCTTCAATCCACCTGTAACAGAGCTTCTGAAAACAAAATCTGACATTGTACTATGGTTATGATGGAAAAATGAGGCAAACCAAATGTAAAATCAACTACAAAAGCAAGAAACAAATCTCCAAAGTGAACGTATTTATTGCAAATTCATCATGGATGATCATAAATTTGAACATAAATCCCTAATGCTGTCTCCAGCCTTTTACTCCTATAACTTTCTGCGAGAGTTTTTTAATCTAAAAGGTGTTACTACCCTCAGCGAAGAGATTCAATGAAGAAAATCAAAACCCCAAGTAAAAAATTAAGTGTCCTTCTGGCGGATATTTTCTTTTTGATTATTGACCTTCTGCTCCGGTCACCCTCAATTTGAGTTGTCCCTAAGGGGGTTGTCATCATCCAAAAATGGGCCCCAAGTTCCTAGTTTGCTCTTTTCAGCCGGTAACCAAAAAGCCTAGTAAAGTATGATATGATTGTCTTACCATGATTCGCATAATGTCTAAGAACCTTAAACTCAAAGCACGTGATCCTAAACTGTTAGGTGTCGGCCCTAGGTTTCAGTGGCCCCTCTTCAGGCATATTGAGTTGTTATTTGATATGGCAGTCATTTGATGCTCCTAAAAGGAGCTTGGCACTCAGTGAAAGGGTTTTCCTTATCTTACCGAGTCCCGAGTAGCCCCATGGAGGATTAAAAAGGCTCGGAACTTGGTAATTTGTCTACCTCCAGCTCAACGAAGTATCTGAGGAAAGTGGTTGAGAATGCACTCGGAACTTGTTGAGGGTGCCTTTTTCACCTCACCGAGTCCCGAGTAGGAGAAAGTGGGTGCTCCGTCAGCAAATGAGGAACAATCCGATGAGTCTACTCGGCACACGGCAAAGCGCCTAGGACAAGTCTGTCGACTCCTGAGTAAAGGAAAGGGGCGTAAAAGAAATAACATGTGTTTGGATCAAATATCAAGAAATTTTTTGCAGGCGATTGTATATGTCGCCTGAACCAATGGATAGGATTGAAAGGGTTGGCACGAGGGAAGTTAAAGTGCATGGAACAAAGGAGCGCAGCTTGTGATCAAGGGACAGAAAAAATCACGGCAAAATCGCTTGTACAGGATTAGTTCTAGAAGGGATGATTGAATTGACGGTTGGGGAATTGGAAAGTGGCTTTTGTTTTCCAAAGGGGGATAAGGCAGAAATAATGGTTTGCATGTGCAACAATATAGAGATAGGCTATTTTTAGAGCCTTCAAGGTCGTCTTTTTAAAAGATTGACAATCAGCGCATTGGTTAGatgcaacaacaaaaaatagctCTCTATGTTTATTTGAGAGCAGTTTTCAGAGATGGAATATCCATATGCACAGAACTATGAGGTCGCGAGGTGCAAAATCTGTGACACGggttagagaatatttcagtggGCCACTTTGTAGCCGAAGGGATATCAATAGTTTATAAGGTAGTCGAAGGGACATTGAAAGGGAGTTTCAAATGGATAACACCTTTCATGGGCAACCTATCTTTatcccttcatcatcaaatgactaGGAGGAAGAGGGAAGGGGAACAAGAGCAGTGAAGGCAGGGGGTGAATAGCTCAAGTGCTAGCCATCTGAATTTCATCTTAAGTATGGAAGTTGCACCCCCTGCACTGCTTGCAGTATTCATCTATAAGCTTCTCCTTCCACTTTGCAAGCGCTTCCCTCAATTCTGAGGATATTTCTTCTGTAAGGTTGCAGAACTCTTCCTCCAGCATGATGAGTGTCTCCACCAGCTTTTGTCATGAAAGTTCTTCACTGGCACGATGATGGCATAGCTCAAAGCATTATGACTTTAGTAAAATTTTATTCTCCACTCCGGCATCTTCTTATACGCATTACCCATTTTGTCTTATATTGAATGGGTAATGAATTTCCTCTTCTCTGTATTTGGTCTAAAACGAGTCAAAAGGAAAAGGAGCCACATGTAAGCaacctgaagcttgttgcatccctTCTTGTTATAAAAGGGATACCAAGGCTGTAAGCAAGGATTCTGAAATTTTTCGCATCTTTGGGCGGGTAGAGGTAGTTCTCTGCTAATTTAAGGTTTCTAAGTAATCTTGCAAAGAAGGAAGACACTGCCTTCATATTGTAAATATCAATTAGTAATGAAAGAATGCTCTAATGTTGCAAATTTTGTCTCCTTATGTATTTTATCGAATTCATGTAAGCTAATGTATCGAGGATATATTGGTTTATCTTGATATCTTTCTATATATATTGGTTTATCTTGATATCTTTCCATCACTACGTGATTACGCTTATGGGTTTTCCTCAAGGAGGGAATTAAATTCTATATGCAAATCGCAATGGGTTCGGGAAGTATTTACAGGATTAACAAGAATAGATGAATGTAACGAAACAACGAAATCATGTTAATGTCGGGCATTAGCATTGTGAGGATTCCCTAATTTGAGTTATTTTACAAATATGGGCTTGTTATTTTGTTTAGTGGATTTGGCTCTATTCCCTTAGATGTGCACTGGACTATATACTTTGCCTCAGAAATGTTTCAAGAGCATTCTATTAAGCAAtttccttttcctttctttcttcctTTAGGGTAGCAAGGTAATGTAGAAGCATCCCTGgctcatggcaatcttgcatcaaccagaaacattttattttcagtttgcttcctgtttgcagtttcagcatttctttctacgTTTCTTTGTATTTGCTCATaggatcttgtggagctggattttgttCGTGGACCTATCCATCTACCTTATCCTTAGTTCACGagacgtttggatcttttttccagcaagttatcgcttccaAAATCTAAGACAGTTTTCTAGCTTTGAACACcgaaactgcttggacctatttgctattggcgaatcttgtggatcctttccgTAGCATGCGGAGCCTCAATTTGTTGTTATCAACGTTCCTTGGCGTGTCGCCGACCTTCCCTTAGGTCCAcacttcatcctatggattttccggagggatctctttggcggaggtcGACTTGGTTGTTTACACACTTCATCTTGTTCATCGACATTTGTTTCATCCTAGGCCAACacggatcattcttgatcatataaatcaatgttatTGAGCATGTAGAGATCATCATTAGaacatacaagataaatctaaaggTTAAGAGATCTGGAGTTGACCgatattgtatttgagcatgtatgGGAGCAGGCCAGTGTGCCGAATCTTGTAGGCCGCATGTTGCCGgcagtttgtaattgattttcatgatataataaagcctattctacattgcctccatcacattgtgttgcttctgttgtgttaactcttgctacACGGTCCGAACTATTCTCTTTGAAGACCCTCCTGCCGTAACTGCACCACAAGGGGCTGATTTCTAAGTTCATGTTGGATCTAAAATAAGAACACCCTCCTAAGTCAAGTAATGCTCGAAGTGAAGAAGGCTATGAAAGCCTTGttatgttgtgttttcttgtcctcAATCTGTTGATGGGCTTAACTGTAGGACCTAGTTGTTCAATCTCATggcctagggttttgtaatttcTCTTAGGAATGAGGGTAGCAAGAAAAATCCACCAACAAAAGGGAAGACAAATTCTGTCATGAATCCCTAAAAAGGGTGTTACTTCAAAAAGCATCAATAGCATTTCTTTTTGcttgaataaataaaagtttattaaaCCCTAAACATGAAGTCCTATgcttcatttccacaaaatattgaatttcttctcatctttgcttTGGCATTTTCTTCCTTTAATCCTCTTCTGCAGTTTCAGCTGCATTTTCATTTTGCACATCATGGTAAGCATAAATATCAAAAATATTGAAGATCAGACAAATGTGAAACAACTCTAGCAGGTCggcaatatttttatttatttaatttgaactTTTATGCAATATGATCTTATTTCATGTTTGAACTCCTTATAGAAAATTCTAGGAACCTGCTTTTCTGCAACTGCACCGTCACCAGATTTCTTTAAGGTAACTTTGTGATTGTTTTGAAAGTCTGCTCATTTCTTATTTTGTCATATTTCTTTTGGAACGGTTGTTATACCTGTGCTTGAGTTTCACAGGCGTGCTCTGCAAATCCTTCAGCAAGTTACTAACATGCATAATTATTGACAATACCACTAAGTTACAAATAATTTTGCTTCCTTTAACAATCAGAAAAGGAAACCAAACTTGGGCTTGTTTATACTAAAATTGCAAGCATATTCAACTTGTGACAAAGCTAGATCCCTTTTTTTCTTGGGCACCATCAAGTTCCCAAaattttcaatgatcccctctatttGCCAACCAGTCTGATGTCTAAAGATACAGGCAGAGCTCTTTTGAAATTTGCACATGAATTTTTGCTGTAAAACTTCTCCAGAAATGACTAAGGTCCCTGTCACCTCTAATAGTTTTGGAACATTGTGCAAGCAGACAACTCTCTGAAGAATAAACAAACCATTTGACCAGCATCATTGGTCCTTTTAAACTGAATGACAGAGGTCTACTTAGAAAATTTATTCTCAATAACAAACATACAATTGTTAACTCACAGTTCCAatgaaattcaacaaaaaataCATGTCAATCCAAGGTCCATTAAGTACACAGAGACATAATCAGCCCCAAATACTACATTGGGCCTCCAGATCCTAGCCAATCAACCAGTATCTTTACACAGTTAAGTCCAATATGTTAAGGAGGGCTGATTAACCCTAGTCGATCTAAGCACTTTCACCAACAGACAGATAAAAGCTGCATAAATTCCAGTCCACGCAATGCATTCACAAGACAAGGCATGCAGTGGCCAAAAAATGGTCCATCTGAGAGTGAAAATTAACTTGTATGACAAAAACAGCTTGTATTCTCTGATGAGAGCATTTGATATTTTTAACCGTGTCAAATTTTTACCACAGGCCGGTGTGTGAAACATAGCTTTATAATCAGCAAAAAGATTGTTAAAATAGAGTACATGCATTTTGAATGTCATCATACACTGGATTTCAAAACAAATTCTTCCATTCCATTCAAAAGCTCATTTACATTCTCCAATTTGCTATGGCTAGAAAGCCCCTTGATGAGAAGGGCAAAACTATGAGAATCGGGAACATATCCCTTATTTTTAAATTCATCATATTGCTGGAGAGCTTTATTGTTCTTATCTGTCTCATACAATCCCTCAATCACTGTTCTGCAAACAAAACCATTGGCCATAAGACCTCTCAGTGACATTACTTTCAGAAGCATTTCCATTTCCTTAAACTTTTGGTTCGTACAGAGGCATCTGAAAATGAGACCGAAGGTCAGAGGACTAGGTATAAGGTTTCTGTACTCCATCTCATAATACAATTTCAAAACCTCTTCCACTTTCCCTTCCTTGCAATACCCATCAATTAAATTGCTATAAGTAACTTCATTTGGAGTGAAGTCTTTGTCCAGCAATATTGTCAACATGCGATTGGCTGTACCAGCATGACCCGCTTTGCAGAGATTACAAATGAGGGCATTACAGACAGAAACACTAGGCAAAAAGCCCTTTTCCAGCATTTCCTGTTCTAATTTCATGGCCTCCTCCTCTCGGCCTCCTACTTTACAACAGCCTTGAATAAGGGAATTGTATGTTAGGTCATAAGGCTTCAGGCCTTGTTCTTTCATATGAAGCATAAGGTCTCTTGCTTCTTCAATCCTTCCCTTGCTGCAAAATCCACTGATTAATGCAGTATAAGTAAAATCACTAGCATTAAGCCCTTTCATAACCATCTGTTGGTGAATATCCAAGGCCTGCTGTAAGTTGCCAACTTTACAGTGACCATAAATGATCAAACCATAAGCAATGATTGTTGGAATCAGGCTTTTCTTCGCCATTCTTTTCAGAAGCATGGTTCCTTCCTCCACCCTCCCTCGTTCCATCACACGTCTGACAAGGGCCGTATTAACAACAGCAGTGCTTGGACttcttttcctttgaattttatctatcaaatcaattgTTTCCTCCAGGGTGCCCTGCTTGCAGAGGGCATCAATCAAGATTTTGACAGTTATTTTATTTGGGTATATTCTGACCCCCAGCATTTCTTCATATATTTCCCAAACCATCGCAGTCTGATCAGATTTTTCCACTACATGGAGAAGAGTGTTCCAGGCCCGGAGAGTTGGAACAAATCCATGATTTTTCATGAGACGACATGTAGACATAGCATCCTCAAACATCCTCGCTTTTGCATATGCATGTATTAACAAATCAAATACTACAGGACTGGAGCCTGCGGAATTATAGAGATTAATAAATGCTTCAAAAATGTTACCTTGGGGATGCTCGAGTATGAGGGCATCGAGCAGAGGCCTGGCGTGAAAGAACATATTTGCTGCAATGAGGAGTTGAATGGTGATGGAGTAGGACTGAAGTGTGTGTTGAATTTGTTGACGGTGGGCTGCCCAGTGGAAAAACTTGAGGGCCAATTTGGCATCCTTGAAGGATTTCGGCGAATCCAACTGCAAACAGAGCAAAACCTTATCAACATGTTGGTGGGTCAATCTGGTTGAATCCACTCGATGGCTCAAAGTGTCCCAATCGCTGCCTTGTCTTACAATGTCACAGATTGTAGATATGAATTTATTGTTATCCTGCTCTTCTCTTTCATCATGCAGCGTGTGAGACAATGTCGAGACAGTCCTCGTGATGAAGATAGAGAGGTAAGCATTTGGGAGAGGCAAATCTATAACCCTCTTGCTCCTGAGCATTGGTGTCAGGAGGTTTCTCCATACTGGGAACTCCATTGCCTCTGCTTACAAAGTTCTGCTAAGAAATCATTTGGCTCAGCCGCACCTGAAGAACGCTGTTGGAGTTGCTGAGAGAACAAACGACGAGGAGGACGGCGATCCCGCATATGGACCTCTGTACATAACTTTGATATGTTCTAGATGGAAATTTTGCATCATTTTGTGGGGATATTACATATGTATAGTTTTCATATTTAATTTGGTCTTTAagcatttattaattttaattatgaatttactttattaagtaaattattatTCCAGAATTTATTAGCTTAGGTTTTCGAATTTTGTTTCCTAAATCAGATTACATTTGCAGTCTTGTTATGTAGATAAAATTGTGAGGTAAGAGTACATCTTTAATTCTAAAGTTCTAAACTTTCATCTTCAAGTTTAGGGTATTGTTGCTACCTGTTAATATGTGTTTAAAGATATGTTTGTGTGTAAAAGATGTGTATTTAAAggaatattttagattattttagaTAAGTAAAATTTTGTATTCATATATTTGATCATCCATAACACATAGAATAAATTTGTTAttcaaatttaatttatatttaacaaAGCAATCAATAATCGGCATTCATCATTCTTAGTTTTGTGATATCTCAATTTTGTCAAATCAAGCTAGGGACTTAACTGTCATCAAGGAAATCTTTTGCTATTACCTCTTTACATAAGAAGCTCTTGTGCTTTTTAGCACCACACTTTCTCAAACATAGGTACACATAGTGTTGAACAAGTTTTATcaacattaaaattaaatttctacaATAGATAAAATTACATTAGAGAAAAACATCTAAGAACTCAATCAGAGTGTGAACTCACTCCAACATCCAAATATCTCAAGATTCATTTGTCAAAGGCCCCTAACCACTAATCTAGTCCTACATTTTTAGATGTCAAATCTTTATCATAGAATCTTAGCACCAATATTGAAAATTATACATCAATATTGATAACAACTTTGTCTCGGCATTTTCAATCACACTTGCCttttattattcaattgttttatttacatttttttagACTACAAGAATTAGGTAGCCCCCTAAATTGTAGTGTGTCGAGTAAACGTTTTTAACATGACCAACAATGTTGGCATGACACACCATCTGATATCATGTGGACTAGGGTAAGATTGGACCTTGTGACCTCATCATGCCTACCATAAGAAGCTCTCATCAATTGAGCCGAGCTCTCAACTCTTTGATTTACATTAATTGAGCTCATCTCAACTAATTTAATTTTAGGATTTAATCATAAATTAGAATTATTCTAAATTTAATGTAaattgtgttgtcctcattttttgttttgcatgaaaACGGGATAGCCCCTACGATTTTTTCATAATTCATCCCCTTTTCTTTCAAGTCAAGTAAATGAGGCATTTTGGTCATCTCATTTGTCCTCGAATACACGttatttgatgttgaaattccCTCATTAAGTTAAAATTTTAACTTAGAAGTTAATTTCCCTATTTTGTTGTAAAGTTAGGTTTTATCTCCGATTTGCACCAATCTTTAATCACTTGGTGTCAAATTGGGTTTTA encodes:
- the LOC131073498 gene encoding pentatricopeptide repeat-containing protein At1g66345, mitochondrial; the protein is MEFPVWRNLLTPMLRSKRVIDLPLPNAYLSIFITRTVSTLSHTLHDEREEQDNNKFISTICDIVRQGSDWDTLSHRVDSTRLTHQHVDKVLLCLQLDSPKSFKDAKLALKFFHWAAHRQQIQHTLQSYSITIQLLIAANMFFHARPLLDALILEHPQARMFEDAMSTCRLMKNHGFVPTLRAWNTLLHVVEKSDQTAMVWEIYEEMLGVRIYPNKITVKILIDALCKQGTLEETIDLIDKIQRKRSPSTAVVNTALVRRVMERGRVEEGTMLLKRMAKKSLIPTIIAYGLIIYGHCKVGNLQQALDIHQQMVMKGLNASDFTYTALISGFCSKGRIEEARDLMLHMKEQGLKPYDLTYNSLIQGCCKVGGREEEAMKLEQEMLEKGFLPSVSVCNALICNLCKAGHAGTANRMLTILLDKDFTPNEVTYSNLIDGYCKEGKVEEVLKLYYEMEYRNLIPSPLTFGLIFRCLCTNQKFKEMEMLLKVMSLRGLMANGFVCRTVIEGLYETDKNNKALQQYDEFKNKGYVPDSHSFALLIKGLSSHSKLENVNELLNGMEEFVLKSSV